The sequence GCCCGCCCTGCTCGTCGCCCTGGTGCCCGCCCTGCTCGCCGCCCGCAGCGTCCTGCGCCCGGTGCGCGACCTGCGCAGGGCCGCCGCCGGCATCGGCCGGGGTGAGCTGGACACCCGCATCACGGTGCGCGGCAACGACGAAATCGCCGACCTCGCCTGGACGTTCAACGAGTCGTCGACCAAGCTCCAGGAGTCCGTCGACGAGCTGCGCCGCGCCGAGGAGCGGGCCAGGCGCTTCGCCTCCGACGTCTCCCACGAACTGCGCACCCCGCTCGCCGGCATGCTCGCCGTCACCGAGGTCCTGGACGAGGACGCCGGTGAACTGCGCCCCGACACCGCCGCCGCCGTCCGGCTGATCAGCGCGGAGACGGGGAAGCTCGCCACCCTGGTGGAGGACCTGATGGAGATATCCCGCTTCGACGCCCGCGCGGCGGACCTGCACCTGGACGAGGTCGATGTCGCCGAGACCGTACGCAAGACGCTCCAGAGCCGCCGCTGGGAGGGCCGGGTCACCACCGAACTCGCCGACGGCGTACGGGCGGTGCTCGACCCGCGCCGCTTCGACGTGGTCGTCGCCAACCTCGTCGGCAACGCGCTGCGGCACGGCGCCGAACCGGTCACCCTGCGGGTGCGTACCGGGCGGCGGGACGACGGGGACCGGCTCGTCGTGGAGGTCCGGGACAGCGGACCCGGCATCGACGAGGCCGTGCTCCCGCACATCTTCGACCGCTTCTACAAGGCCGACGCGGCGCGCACCCGGTCGGCGGGCAGCGGTCTCGGCCTCGCCATCGCGCAGGAGAACGTCCGGCTGCACGGCGGCACGGTCGGCGCGGCGAACACCCCGGGCGGCGGCGCGGTGTTCACCGTGGACCTGCCGATGGGGGAGCGGTGAGGGGGCGGCGCGCACTCGGCGCGCTGCTGCCCGTACTGCTGCTCGCGACCGCCACCGGCTGCGGCATCCGCGCGACGGACGTCGTGGAGGCCGGGGAACCGGCGACGGTGGAGGTGGCCCCGGCCGGTCAGCTCGGCACCCTGCTGTACTTCGTCTCCTCGTCCACGGCCTCCCGGCTGCTGCCGGTCGTCCGGAACGTCGGCTGGGAGGGCTATGGCGACGATGACGGCCGGAAGCAGGGCGGACCCGTCGGGGCGTCGGCCGCCGTCGCCCTGCTCTTCCAGGGGCCCAACGCGGCGGAGAAGGCGGCGGGCCTGCGCACGGAGCTGCCCGGGGACCTGGTGAAGGTCGGCGTCGAGCTGAGCGCGCAGGGCGTACAGGTCACCCTCACCCTCCCGGTCACCGGACTCTCCCGGGCGGCCCGCGAGCAGCTCATCTGCACCGCGGCCCGAGCCCGTACCGCCGACCGCACCGAGGCGGTCACGGTCACCGGCACGGACGGCGTCATCGGCCCGGCGCACTGCTCCGTCTGAGCAGGGACGGGAGCCGGCGCGCGAGCTCCGTGGAGCGCCGGCGGGCCGGGGCCGTGTGTGGTCGCGCCTTCGCCGTCAGCGGTGCGGTCAGCTGGTTTTGAGGGCGACTGCTCCGTAGACGCCGATCGCGGCCGGCCGTGCTGAGGAGGGTGTGTCCGGCCGCCAGGAGGGGACGGAAACGAGGCCGGGCGTCAGCAGCTCGAAACCCTCGAAGAACTTCCCGATCTCGCTGTGGGAGCGCGGGGTGAGGGGCGTGGTGGCTGTGTCGTAGACGGCTTGTGCCGCGCTGCAGTCGGCGAAGTCGTCGGTGGCGTGCGAGAGCACCAGGTAGCTGCCGGCCGGGAGCGCGTCGCGCAGGGTGGCGACGATCCGTTCGGGCCTGTGCGCGTCAGTGAGGAAGTGGAGCACGGAGGTGAGGAGCAGGGCGAGGGGGCGGTCGAAGTCGATGACGTCGCGGACGTGGGGATGTTCCACGATGGCCCGCGGGTCGCGGAGGTCGGCGAGCGCGACGCCGATCGTGTCGGAGCTGCGCAGCAGGGCGTCCGCGTGTGCGGTGACGATCGGGTCGTTGTCGACGTACGCGACGCGCACGTCGGGCGCCGCTTCGAGGGCGACCTCGTGCACGTTGGGGGAATGGGGCAGCCCGGTGCCGATGTCGAGGACCTGCCGCACGCCCGCGCCGACGACGTGGCGGACGGCGCGCTCCAGGAAGGCACGGTTGGCACGGGCGCCGGCCCGCTCCTGGGGCGCGGCGGCGACGAGTTCGTCACCGGCCTGTTGGTCCACCCGGTAGTTGTCCTTGCCGCCGAGCAGGTAGTCGTAGATCCTCGCGGAGTGAGGTCGGCCGGTGTCGATCACCGGGACGGATAAGCCATGCTGCCTCAAGTGGCGCTCCTCTCGGCGGTCGCTGCCGTCAAGGGGCTGCGGGGGCCGGACGTGTGCTCTCCCGGGCCGCGTGACGTGAAGCGCGCAGTCCGGGTGTGCGACGGGCATGCGTACGTTCGGCCGACGTCCGCAACAGGTCGACACGGGAGTCTGCCGATGGTGCGATCCTGCCCTTGCGTCCGACGGCATGTCAACTAAAGTACACAAGAGCAAGATCGATGATGGCGAGAGAGATCATTACGTGAGTGCGAGCCGTGACGAGGGAGAGGCCCGGAGAGGCGCTGCCGCCGAAACGCTGTGTCCGCCACCGAACTCCCTTGCGCAGAAGCTGAAGTCGCTCATGGCCCACCGGAAGGACACACGGGGCAGGCCGTACGTCTCCCGCACCCTGTCGCAGGCCGTCGACGACCTGCCCGACCCGCCCGCGACGACATCGTTCGCGCTCATCGCGAAACTTGCCGGCGGCCAGCAGGACAACCCGACGATCAAGACCGTCCTCGCCCTGTGCCAGGCCCTCGGCGACGTGCCGCCGGCATACCTGCTGCCGCACGCCGGCTACGACGACCTCGCAGCGCTCGAAGCCTTCGAGAACCCGCTCGCCCGTCGCTTGCTCGTCCTGCTGAGCGACCTGCCGGAGAGTGAAGTCCGCAAGGTGGTCGCACATCTGGAACGCCGGCGTGAAACCCTCGGCCTGTCCTCCGTGCCGGACGACGGACCGAGCGCCGAGAAGCCGAGGAAGGCCCGGCGACGGCGGACTGAATCCGAAGCCGCCCAATACGCGGCCGATGCACTGGAAGGTCTCT comes from Streptomyces sp. Mut1 and encodes:
- a CDS encoding sensor histidine kinase — translated: MKLFAARFGLRTRLIAAFLFVAAVSAATTAALTYREARSAILQQAQDTAVSQFRDRVAAQGITIPLDRVWMREICLTLARQGTSHTWTVFAEYGNLRASSSDRTTSTVITPALRAAARGSAHGSFQRVVKNGKPWLTVGMPTLFDRGDGSQPTGLVLYAVMPLSSEEANVAAMVTAARDGALPALLVALVPALLAARSVLRPVRDLRRAAAGIGRGELDTRITVRGNDEIADLAWTFNESSTKLQESVDELRRAEERARRFASDVSHELRTPLAGMLAVTEVLDEDAGELRPDTAAAVRLISAETGKLATLVEDLMEISRFDARAADLHLDEVDVAETVRKTLQSRRWEGRVTTELADGVRAVLDPRRFDVVVANLVGNALRHGAEPVTLRVRTGRRDDGDRLVVEVRDSGPGIDEAVLPHIFDRFYKADAARTRSAGSGLGLAIAQENVRLHGGTVGAANTPGGGAVFTVDLPMGER
- a CDS encoding SAM-dependent methyltransferase; amino-acid sequence: MRQHGLSVPVIDTGRPHSARIYDYLLGGKDNYRVDQQAGDELVAAAPQERAGARANRAFLERAVRHVVGAGVRQVLDIGTGLPHSPNVHEVALEAAPDVRVAYVDNDPIVTAHADALLRSSDTIGVALADLRDPRAIVEHPHVRDVIDFDRPLALLLTSVLHFLTDAHRPERIVATLRDALPAGSYLVLSHATDDFADCSAAQAVYDTATTPLTPRSHSEIGKFFEGFELLTPGLVSVPSWRPDTPSSARPAAIGVYGAVALKTS